From one Bacteroidota bacterium genomic stretch:
- a CDS encoding ATP-binding protein, whose product MKREIYDKLLLWKKQKKRKPLLLQGARQVGKTYTILQFAKEEYKNYVYLDFEKNEDLRQLFKSNINPDKIITEISFFSGIKIQAEETLIIFDEIQASEEAITSLKYFNEETPEYHIIAAGSLLGVAVGKNHSFPVGKVNFLEMYPMSFSEYLSASNEEMLKERIVSVAEIKAIPEIIHQKLIYYLKQYLFVGGMPEVLQDYINNKDVKSVRRIQKEILKAYQKDFSKYSSKAQAIKTLELWNSIPYQLSKENKKFKYMDIKTQARASRYEQTIEWLKQAGLVNIAYNISSPKFPLSGYSDKSKFKIYILDTGLLGAMLDLPSELIINPTQLFKEYNGAFIENFVAMELKNIDIEELFYWTSRGEAEVDFIINYKNKIYPIEVKSGTSRTLKSLRSYQKKYKPEFIFRCSPRNYSKEKEFVNFPLYS is encoded by the coding sequence ATGAAGCGAGAAATATACGATAAACTACTTTTGTGGAAAAAGCAAAAAAAACGAAAACCCTTGTTATTGCAAGGAGCACGTCAAGTTGGAAAAACATATACTATATTGCAATTTGCTAAGGAAGAATATAAAAACTATGTTTACCTTGATTTTGAAAAAAATGAGGATTTACGACAGCTATTCAAATCAAATATTAATCCCGACAAAATTATTACAGAAATTAGTTTTTTTAGTGGAATAAAGATTCAAGCAGAAGAAACACTAATTATTTTTGATGAGATTCAAGCATCTGAGGAAGCCATTACTTCATTAAAATATTTTAATGAAGAAACCCCTGAGTATCATATTATAGCTGCAGGCTCGTTGTTGGGAGTAGCAGTTGGAAAAAACCATAGTTTTCCTGTGGGTAAAGTCAACTTTTTAGAAATGTATCCTATGAGCTTTTCGGAATATTTATCTGCATCTAACGAAGAAATGTTAAAAGAAAGGATAGTATCAGTTGCGGAAATTAAAGCTATACCTGAAATAATACACCAAAAATTGATATATTATTTAAAGCAATATCTTTTTGTTGGAGGTATGCCAGAGGTATTGCAAGATTACATTAACAATAAAGATGTTAAATCCGTTAGAAGAATTCAAAAGGAAATACTAAAAGCCTATCAAAAGGATTTCTCAAAATATTCAAGTAAGGCACAAGCAATTAAGACATTAGAGTTGTGGAATTCAATTCCTTATCAATTATCAAAAGAAAATAAAAAGTTCAAATATATGGATATAAAAACGCAAGCCAGAGCTTCTCGCTATGAACAAACTATCGAATGGCTTAAACAAGCCGGATTGGTAAATATTGCATACAATATTAGCAGTCCGAAATTTCCATTATCGGGCTATTCTGATAAATCAAAATTTAAAATATATATTTTGGATACAGGATTACTCGGAGCAATGCTTGATTTGCCATCTGAATTAATAATAAATCCAACTCAACTATTTAAAGAATATAATGGTGCTTTTATTGAGAATTTTGTTGCTATGGAATTAAAAAATATAGATATTGAAGAACTTTTTTATTGGACATCAAGAGGTGAGGCGGAAGTTGATTTTATAATCAATTATAAGAATAAAATTTATCCTATTGAAGTTAAGAGCGGAACAAGTAGAACTCTGAAAAGTTTAAGAAGTTATCAAAAAAAATATAAGCCTGAATTTATCTTTCGTTGTTCACCACGCAATTATTCTAAAGAAAAGGAATTTGTTAATTTCCCTCTTTATTC
- a CDS encoding nucleotidyltransferase family protein has protein sequence MLNKEKILKLLKIEKKYLRQKGVTEIGLFGSYSQNTQHKESDIDLLVDFEPKHETFDNLMAVHEILENTFKNYKVEIVTKNGLSKYIGSYILKETIYA, from the coding sequence ATGTTAAATAAAGAAAAAATATTAAAATTACTTAAAATAGAGAAAAAGTATTTAAGACAAAAAGGGGTTACAGAAATTGGTTTGTTTGGATCTTATTCTCAAAACACTCAACACAAAGAGAGTGATATTGATTTATTAGTTGACTTTGAACCAAAGCATGAAACTTTTGATAATCTTATGGCTGTTCATGAAATATTAGAAAATACTTTTAAGAATTACAAAGTTGAGATAGTAACAAAAAATGGTTTAAGCAAATATATTGGCTCATACATTTTAAAAGAAACAATTTATGCCTAA